The following are from one region of the Hymenobacter sp. YIM 151858-1 genome:
- a CDS encoding HelD family protein yields MPAPPAKRLAALLPADAGKKMDLGFRPAGICGDLCGMMEKSPVVNATEQEEREYLEEIKEQLVLAVKRVDDAVRQFSGELRQQKQYLHEHQSGLDEADLVAAEQSINRMAYTGEGAVARKRRLLKLVQSPYFGRIDFTTPNGPATPVYIGVHAFAGEGQRQNLIYDWRAPISSLFYDFELGEASYASPNGTVQGRIDLKRQYRIRDGRMEFMLDSDVNIHDDVLQRELAKSSDDKMKNIVATIQRDQNAVIRNEDASVMVIQGVAGSGKTSIALHRIAFLLYRFRDTIRAQDILIISPNKVFADYISNVLPELGEEHIPELGMEELAADLLQGQFRFQTFFEQVSALLERHDAAFIERIRFKSSAEFLTQLNQYLLHVENNYFSVADLRVGRTVVPGAFIQQKFKAYHRVPLLRRFGQVANDVRAYVRDKVDRKLTGGEKATIGEGIPRMFRYANVLDFYRDFYRWVGRPELLRLDAQRPLEYADVFPLLYLRIRMEGLAGYDHVKHLLVDEMQDYTPVQYAVLSRLFHCRKTILGDVSQTVNPYSASSAETIERVFPQADVVKLYRSYRSTVEITAFAQRISPNPHIMPLERHGPEPAAVRYASPAKELQAVQALVAAFRGSGNHSLGVICKTLRQATQVHEALQGPGVYLLTDESTAFKEGVVITTAHLAKGLEFDEVVVPFVSAQNYRTEVDKSMLYVACTRAMHRLTLTYTGQLTAFLSAG; encoded by the coding sequence GTGCCCGCGCCGCCGGCAAAGCGCCTGGCTGCCCTGCTGCCCGCCGATGCCGGCAAGAAAATGGACCTAGGGTTTCGGCCAGCCGGAATTTGCGGTGACCTTTGCGGCATGATGGAGAAGTCGCCGGTAGTTAACGCCACGGAACAGGAAGAACGGGAGTACCTCGAAGAAATAAAGGAGCAGCTGGTGCTGGCCGTAAAACGCGTCGACGACGCCGTGCGGCAATTTTCGGGCGAGCTGCGCCAGCAGAAGCAGTACCTGCACGAGCACCAGTCGGGCCTCGACGAGGCCGACCTGGTGGCCGCCGAGCAATCCATCAACCGCATGGCCTACACCGGCGAGGGCGCCGTGGCCCGCAAGCGCCGCCTGCTCAAGCTGGTGCAGTCGCCGTACTTCGGCCGCATCGATTTTACGACGCCCAACGGCCCCGCCACGCCGGTGTACATTGGGGTGCACGCGTTTGCGGGCGAAGGGCAGCGCCAGAATCTGATTTACGATTGGCGGGCGCCGATTTCCTCGCTGTTCTACGACTTTGAGCTGGGCGAAGCCTCGTACGCCTCCCCGAACGGGACGGTGCAGGGCCGCATCGACCTGAAGCGGCAGTACCGCATCCGCGACGGGCGCATGGAGTTCATGCTCGACAGCGACGTGAACATCCACGACGACGTGCTGCAGCGCGAGCTGGCCAAGTCGTCGGACGACAAGATGAAGAACATCGTCGCCACGATTCAGCGCGACCAGAACGCGGTTATCCGCAACGAAGACGCCTCGGTGATGGTGATTCAGGGCGTGGCCGGCTCGGGCAAAACCTCCATTGCCCTGCACCGCATTGCCTTCTTGCTCTACCGCTTCCGCGACACCATTCGGGCGCAGGATATCCTGATTATTTCGCCCAACAAGGTGTTTGCCGACTACATCTCGAACGTGCTGCCCGAGCTGGGCGAAGAGCACATTCCGGAGCTGGGCATGGAGGAGCTGGCTGCCGATTTGCTCCAGGGGCAGTTTCGGTTTCAAACGTTTTTCGAGCAGGTATCGGCCTTGCTCGAGCGGCACGACGCGGCCTTCATCGAGCGGATTCGGTTTAAGTCGTCGGCCGAGTTCCTGACGCAGCTAAACCAGTACCTGCTGCACGTCGAGAACAACTACTTCAGCGTGGCCGATCTGCGCGTGGGCCGCACCGTGGTGCCCGGCGCGTTTATTCAGCAGAAGTTTAAGGCCTACCACCGCGTGCCGCTGCTCCGGCGCTTCGGGCAGGTGGCCAACGACGTGCGCGCCTACGTGCGCGACAAAGTGGACCGCAAGCTGACGGGCGGCGAAAAGGCCACCATCGGGGAGGGCATTCCGCGCATGTTCCGGTACGCGAACGTGCTCGATTTTTACCGCGACTTCTACCGCTGGGTGGGCCGGCCCGAGCTGCTCCGCCTCGATGCGCAGCGGCCCCTGGAGTACGCCGATGTGTTTCCGCTGCTTTACCTGCGCATTCGCATGGAGGGCCTCGCGGGCTACGACCACGTGAAGCACCTGCTGGTGGACGAAATGCAGGATTACACCCCGGTGCAGTACGCGGTGCTCTCGCGCCTGTTCCACTGCCGCAAAACCATTCTGGGCGACGTAAGCCAGACGGTGAACCCCTACAGCGCGTCGTCGGCCGAAACCATCGAGCGGGTGTTTCCGCAGGCCGATGTGGTGAAGCTCTACCGCAGCTACCGCTCTACCGTGGAAATCACGGCCTTTGCGCAGCGCATCAGCCCCAACCCGCACATCATGCCCCTGGAGCGCCACGGCCCCGAGCCTGCCGCGGTGCGCTACGCCTCCCCGGCCAAGGAGCTGCAGGCCGTGCAGGCGCTGGTGGCCGCCTTCCGCGGCTCCGGCAACCACTCCCTGGGGGTCATTTGCAAAACCCTGCGGCAGGCCACGCAGGTGCACGAGGCGCTGCAAGGCCCGGGCGTGTACTTGCTGACGGACGAGTCGACCGCGTTCAAGGAGGGCGTCGTCATCACCACGGCGCACCTGGCCAAGGGCCTGGAGTTCGACGAGGTGGTGGTGCCGTTCGTGTCGGCCCAAAACTACCGCACCGAGGTGGATAAGAGCATGCTGTACGTGGCCTGCACCCGCGCCATGCACCGCCTCACGCTCACGTACACCGGCCAGCTGACGGCGTTTTTATCGGCCGGCTAA
- a CDS encoding DUF1353 domain-containing protein has protein sequence MYGRFSGNPRTEWLPEAGADRRMLLLEDFWYTDPDGRTWVAPAGSVIDGASIPAPLWSTIGSPYTGEYRRASIVHDVACADARVNRREADRMFYFACQAGGCSRLQAELLYAGVRIGAWAPDIRLWSGRIARPLLARGRTQPGLTDQSVRTTFQEIAADLEALRPDEPFAAVADIVDRHLAAKAAQ, from the coding sequence ATGTACGGACGCTTTTCCGGAAACCCGCGCACCGAGTGGCTCCCCGAAGCCGGGGCCGACCGCCGCATGCTTCTGCTGGAAGACTTTTGGTACACCGACCCCGACGGGCGCACGTGGGTGGCGCCGGCCGGCTCCGTTATCGACGGTGCCAGCATTCCGGCGCCGCTTTGGTCTACCATTGGCTCGCCGTACACCGGGGAGTACCGGCGCGCCTCCATCGTGCACGATGTGGCCTGCGCCGACGCGCGCGTGAACCGGCGCGAGGCCGACCGGATGTTTTACTTCGCCTGCCAGGCCGGGGGTTGCAGCCGCTTGCAGGCCGAGTTGCTGTACGCGGGCGTGCGCATCGGGGCCTGGGCGCCCGATATCCGGCTGTGGTCGGGCCGCATTGCGCGGCCGTTGCTGGCGCGGGGGCGTACCCAGCCCGGCCTGACGGACCAAAGCGTGCGCACCACGTTTCAGGAAATAGCCGCCGACCTGGAAGCCTTGCGCCCCGACGAGCCCTTTGCCGCCGTGGCCGACATCGTCGACCGGCACCTGGCCGCCAAGGCCGCGCAGTAG
- a CDS encoding S8 family serine peptidase — translation MAKNRNGSAEGSSANRASSSIEELLLAAMERGDDSLETGRFLVTFKEGAGEEGLRSLGTTQGMRVADARDFEGQAATLESVGDADAIVFPEINVALVGGEAAQERSMNAQFEARADDPVESVNPEFFQFAVQYPVQFMDPALETAESGNGNSDFLRGFLQATEILAKELRNGHHGHAHLEIDQDVQVLGATWGLNACRVPPSMRSGLGIRVAVLDTGFDLGHPDFAGRPVIGQTFVGQPVQDLHGHGTHCTGTACGPKAPVGTTPRYGIGFRSSIYSGKVLTNSGSGTMASVLAGMNWAIANRCAVISMSLGAPIGVQPAYTAAGQAALNNGCLIIAAAGNEAGPTGAPANSPTIMSVASLDPSLSPSSFSNSGKIEIAAPGRDVFSSWPRPVRYRTISGTSMATPHVAGCAALWAETSPNMRGLTLWRRLQAAARRLPFPVTRVGAGLVQAP, via the coding sequence ATGGCTAAAAATCGAAACGGATCCGCCGAAGGATCCTCTGCTAATCGTGCGTCTTCTTCCATCGAAGAGCTGCTGCTGGCGGCTATGGAGCGCGGCGACGACAGCCTGGAAACCGGGCGTTTTCTGGTGACATTTAAGGAGGGAGCCGGCGAAGAGGGCCTGCGCTCCTTGGGCACCACGCAAGGCATGCGCGTGGCCGATGCGCGCGACTTTGAGGGGCAGGCCGCTACCCTCGAAAGCGTGGGCGATGCCGATGCGATAGTGTTTCCGGAAATCAACGTGGCCTTGGTGGGCGGCGAGGCGGCGCAGGAGCGCAGCATGAACGCGCAGTTTGAGGCCCGCGCCGACGACCCGGTGGAGTCGGTAAACCCGGAGTTCTTCCAGTTTGCGGTGCAGTACCCCGTGCAGTTTATGGACCCGGCCCTGGAAACCGCCGAATCGGGCAACGGCAACAGCGACTTTTTGCGGGGCTTTCTGCAGGCTACCGAAATTCTGGCCAAAGAGCTGCGCAACGGCCACCACGGCCACGCCCACCTCGAGATTGACCAGGACGTGCAGGTGTTGGGCGCCACCTGGGGCCTGAACGCCTGCCGCGTACCCCCAAGCATGCGCAGCGGCCTGGGCATTCGGGTGGCGGTGCTCGATACGGGTTTCGACCTGGGGCACCCCGATTTTGCGGGGCGGCCCGTTATCGGGCAAACCTTTGTGGGCCAGCCCGTGCAGGATTTGCACGGCCACGGCACGCACTGCACCGGTACGGCTTGCGGGCCCAAAGCGCCCGTGGGCACCACGCCCCGCTACGGCATTGGCTTCCGCTCCTCCATTTACTCCGGCAAGGTGCTCACCAACTCCGGCTCGGGTACCATGGCCAGCGTGCTGGCCGGCATGAACTGGGCCATTGCCAACCGGTGCGCCGTCATTTCGATGTCGTTGGGGGCGCCCATTGGCGTGCAGCCGGCCTACACGGCCGCCGGCCAGGCCGCCCTCAACAACGGCTGCCTAATAATTGCCGCCGCCGGCAACGAGGCCGGCCCCACCGGTGCTCCCGCCAACTCGCCCACCATCATGTCGGTGGCGTCGCTCGATCCGAGCCTGAGCCCTTCCTCGTTCTCCAACTCCGGCAAGATTGAGATTGCCGCGCCGGGTAGGGATGTGTTTTCGTCGTGGCCCCGGCCTGTGCGCTACCGCACCATCAGCGGCACCAGCATGGCCACGCCCCACGTGGCCGGCTGCGCGGCGCTATGGGCCGAAACCTCGCCCAACATGCGTGGCCTTACGCTGTGGCGGCGGCTGCAGGCCGCCGCGCGGCGCCTTCCGTTCCCGGTAACGCGGGTGGGGGCCGGGCTGGTGCAGGCACCCTAG
- a CDS encoding helix-turn-helix transcriptional regulator has translation MSSPSYDVLVAVHPGAYRQQLIDTIHRAWPNTAITLAASAGSLRELLARQYYAAILAEESYLDTSPARLLASLRYQCRRTRLILLTAHEGAKTGTQAPPGADYYQVSGQAVAEVVIAALSSWLATSLPKHAALPAPAPLSPFSRRELEVLRLVVADRSNQEIADRLCLSVRTVESHRRALLQKAGTKTIVGLAVQAVMEGWVQSVETANAT, from the coding sequence ATGTCTTCGCCCAGTTACGATGTGCTCGTGGCCGTGCACCCGGGCGCGTACCGCCAGCAGCTAATCGACACCATTCACCGGGCCTGGCCCAACACGGCCATTACCCTGGCCGCCAGCGCCGGCTCGCTGCGCGAGCTGCTGGCCCGGCAATACTACGCCGCCATTCTGGCCGAGGAATCGTACCTCGACACCAGCCCCGCCCGGCTGCTGGCCTCGCTGCGCTACCAGTGCCGCCGTACGCGGCTAATCCTGCTTACGGCCCACGAGGGCGCCAAAACCGGTACGCAGGCGCCGCCGGGCGCCGACTATTACCAAGTATCGGGGCAGGCCGTGGCCGAAGTCGTTATTGCTGCGCTAAGCAGCTGGCTGGCCACTTCGCTCCCGAAACACGCGGCCCTGCCCGCGCCCGCGCCGCTGAGCCCGTTCAGCCGGCGCGAGCTGGAGGTGCTGCGCTTGGTAGTGGCCGACCGCAGCAACCAGGAAATTGCCGACCGCCTGTGCCTGAGCGTGCGCACCGTGGAAAGCCACCGGCGGGCCCTGCTGCAAAAGGCCGGCACCAAAACCATTGTGGGCCTGGCGGTGCAGGCCGTGATGGAGGGCTGGGTACAATCGGTAGAAACCGCCAACGCCACCTAG
- a CDS encoding T9SS type A sorting domain-containing protein, with translation MKTTLAFAAAAVLAAATACDPGIAFEPVPFGHVPPRQRLSLEQLLGGPAVVLVGPRDTLRLRVRYEPATQLNLITSAASGDTLLHGWAYRYKRLFYLVQARPGGAYWVHAARIKANKVTGLISDYEQLAPLARAVRSGAFGQLVSARNPKGEPTRLRFEAKTLRPFYEAVLDSCTTYRLGGRPGPGPQAPATESLIASVYPNPAAGQTTIVLADTGTYHLEVVDAQGRTRLALPAARGAATLELGSLPAGTYWVRAHHAKRGRTATKLLVGQRP, from the coding sequence ATGAAAACGACGCTTGCTTTTGCTGCCGCTGCCGTGCTGGCCGCCGCCACGGCCTGCGACCCAGGTATTGCCTTTGAGCCGGTGCCGTTTGGCCACGTGCCGCCCCGCCAACGCCTGAGCCTGGAGCAGCTGCTAGGCGGGCCCGCCGTGGTGCTCGTGGGCCCCCGCGATACGCTGCGCCTGCGCGTGCGCTACGAGCCCGCCACCCAACTCAACCTGATTACCAGCGCCGCCAGCGGCGATACCCTGCTGCACGGCTGGGCCTACCGTTACAAGCGCCTGTTCTACCTGGTGCAAGCCCGGCCCGGCGGCGCGTACTGGGTGCACGCCGCGCGCATAAAAGCCAACAAGGTAACCGGCCTCATCAGCGACTACGAACAGCTGGCGCCGTTGGCGCGGGCAGTAAGGAGCGGGGCATTTGGCCAGTTGGTAAGTGCCCGAAACCCGAAAGGCGAACCCACGCGGCTGCGCTTCGAGGCAAAAACGCTGCGGCCCTTTTACGAGGCCGTGCTCGATAGCTGCACTACCTACCGCCTAGGTGGCAGGCCGGGGCCGGGCCCGCAGGCACCGGCCACCGAAAGCCTCATAGCCAGCGTGTACCCCAACCCGGCCGCCGGGCAAACCACCATAGTGCTTGCCGATACCGGCACGTACCACCTCGAAGTGGTGGATGCGCAGGGCCGCACCCGCTTGGCGCTGCCGGCCGCCCGCGGGGCGGCCACGCTGGAGTTGGGCAGTTTGCCTGCCGGCACGTACTGGGTGCGGGCCCACCACGCCAAGCGCGGCCGCACGGCCACCAAACTGCTGGTGGGGCAGCGGCCCTAG
- the rimK gene encoding 30S ribosomal protein S6--L-glutamate ligase has translation MKLAILSREPKLYSTKRLVEAAELRGHEVEVIDHLQCNLVLEKGAPSIVYEGRKLEGFDAVIPRIGASVTFYGTAVVRQFEMMKVRTAVESQAIVRSRDKLRSMQILARAGVGMPKTAFTNYSDEVLEMIQQVGGAPVIIKLLEGTQGLGVVLAETEKAAQSVIEAFHNLKARIIVQEFIAESKGADLRAFVVNGEVVGAMKRQGKEGEFRSNLHRGGTGKLVKLTRAEKAAALLATKALGLGIAGVDMLQSKRGPLVLEVNSSPGLEGIEKATGLDIAGKIIEYTAELSKHKKGGKKKDGTKSTAKSLPDTQSD, from the coding sequence ATGAAACTGGCGATTCTCTCGCGTGAGCCCAAACTGTACTCCACGAAGCGCCTGGTGGAAGCGGCCGAGCTGCGCGGCCACGAAGTCGAAGTCATCGACCATTTGCAGTGCAACCTGGTGCTGGAAAAAGGTGCCCCCAGCATTGTGTACGAGGGCCGCAAGCTCGAAGGCTTCGATGCCGTGATTCCGCGCATCGGCGCCTCGGTTACCTTCTACGGCACGGCCGTGGTGCGGCAGTTCGAGATGATGAAAGTGCGCACCGCCGTCGAAAGCCAGGCCATTGTACGCTCGCGCGACAAGCTGCGCTCCATGCAGATTTTGGCCCGCGCCGGCGTGGGCATGCCCAAAACCGCCTTCACCAACTACTCCGACGAGGTGCTGGAAATGATTCAGCAGGTGGGCGGCGCGCCCGTTATCATCAAGCTGCTGGAGGGCACGCAGGGCCTGGGCGTGGTGCTGGCCGAAACCGAAAAGGCCGCGCAGTCGGTAATCGAGGCCTTCCACAACCTCAAGGCCCGCATTATCGTGCAGGAGTTTATTGCCGAAAGCAAAGGCGCCGACCTGCGCGCCTTTGTGGTGAACGGCGAGGTGGTCGGCGCCATGAAGCGGCAGGGCAAAGAGGGCGAGTTTCGCTCGAACCTGCACCGCGGCGGCACGGGCAAGCTCGTGAAGCTGACGCGCGCCGAAAAAGCCGCTGCCCTGCTGGCCACCAAAGCCCTGGGCCTGGGCATTGCCGGCGTGGATATGCTGCAGAGCAAGCGCGGCCCGCTGGTGCTGGAGGTAAACTCGTCGCCGGGGCTCGAGGGCATCGAGAAAGCCACCGGCCTCGATATTGCCGGCAAAATCATCGAATACACCGCCGAGCTGAGCAAGCACAAAAAAGGCGGCAAGAAAAAAGACGGCACGAAATCGACGGCCAAATCACTGCCCGATACGCAATCGGATTAA
- a CDS encoding ATP-dependent zinc protease family protein, protein MKKAHPRRPPKRIVGRRELVDFPQFQLRGVEAKVDTGAFTGAIHCSNIHVDTLPDGRPLLRVLLLDDAHPAFHGMPLQFEEFSLRDIRSSNGEVQERYVIRAVIRLFGEDFETEFSLSDRSDMKYPVLIGRLLLRRARLMVDVSRRNLSYKSQHLRMPN, encoded by the coding sequence GTGAAAAAGGCCCACCCCCGACGACCCCCGAAACGCATCGTAGGCCGCCGCGAGCTTGTCGACTTTCCGCAGTTTCAGCTGCGCGGGGTAGAGGCCAAGGTGGACACCGGCGCGTTTACGGGCGCCATCCATTGCTCCAACATCCACGTGGATACGCTGCCCGATGGGCGGCCGCTGCTGCGCGTGCTGCTGCTCGACGACGCCCACCCCGCTTTCCACGGCATGCCGCTGCAGTTCGAGGAGTTTTCGCTGCGCGATATTCGCTCCTCCAACGGCGAAGTGCAGGAGCGTTACGTAATTAGGGCCGTAATTCGCTTGTTCGGCGAAGATTTCGAGACGGAATTTTCGCTTTCCGACCGCTCCGATATGAAGTACCCCGTACTTATCGGGCGGTTGTTGTTGCGCCGGGCCCGGTTGATGGTGGATGTGTCGAGGCGCAACTTGTCGTACAAAAGCCAGCACCTGCGCATGCCCAATTAG
- a CDS encoding PQQ-dependent sugar dehydrogenase — protein sequence MIRRLLPLLLLLPLAGASPTAAPDNLSNIRLPAGFRISYFAQNVGGARSLALGADGTVYVGTRGTKVYALPDRNRDGRADEVITVAAGLNEPNGVAVRNGALYVAEISRILRYDNIAARLKQNPKPAVVFDQLPNREHHGWKYINFGPDGKLYIPVGAPCNVCLPEQRIFATINRLNPDGSGLETVAYGVRNSVGFDWSPVDNALWFTDNGRDMLGDDKPACELNRLAAPGLHFGFPFVHQGDILDPQFGRGKSPSTYVPPARKLGPHVAPLGMKFYTGRMFPAAYRNQIFIPEHGSWNRSNKIGYRITLVRLDASGRQATSYETFASGWLQGQRSWGRPVALLVMPDGALLVSDDQNDCVYRISYVG from the coding sequence ATGATCCGCCGACTGCTGCCCTTGCTTTTGCTGTTGCCCCTGGCCGGCGCAAGCCCCACCGCTGCGCCCGATAACCTCAGTAACATCAGGTTGCCGGCGGGCTTCCGCATCAGCTACTTTGCCCAAAACGTGGGCGGGGCCCGCTCGCTGGCCCTAGGTGCCGACGGCACCGTGTACGTGGGCACCCGCGGCACCAAAGTGTACGCCTTGCCCGACCGCAACCGCGACGGCCGCGCCGACGAGGTGATTACCGTGGCTGCTGGCCTGAACGAGCCCAACGGCGTGGCCGTGCGCAACGGCGCCCTGTACGTGGCCGAAATCAGTCGCATTTTGCGCTACGACAACATTGCCGCCCGCCTGAAGCAAAATCCCAAACCGGCGGTGGTGTTCGACCAGCTGCCTAACCGGGAGCACCACGGCTGGAAGTACATCAACTTCGGGCCCGATGGCAAGCTCTACATCCCCGTGGGCGCGCCCTGCAACGTGTGCCTGCCCGAGCAGCGCATTTTTGCTACCATCAACCGCCTGAACCCCGACGGCTCGGGCCTCGAAACCGTGGCGTACGGCGTGCGCAACTCGGTGGGCTTCGACTGGAGCCCCGTGGACAACGCTTTGTGGTTTACCGACAACGGCCGCGATATGCTCGGCGACGACAAGCCCGCCTGCGAGCTGAACCGCCTGGCCGCCCCGGGCCTGCACTTCGGCTTTCCCTTCGTGCACCAGGGCGACATTCTCGATCCGCAGTTCGGCCGGGGCAAAAGCCCGAGCACCTACGTGCCGCCGGCCCGCAAGCTGGGCCCGCACGTAGCGCCGCTGGGCATGAAGTTTTACACCGGGCGCATGTTTCCGGCGGCGTACCGCAACCAGATTTTTATTCCGGAGCACGGCTCTTGGAACCGCTCCAACAAAATTGGCTACCGCATTACCCTGGTGCGCCTCGATGCCAGCGGCCGGCAAGCCACCAGCTACGAAACCTTTGCCTCGGGCTGGCTGCAGGGGCAGCGAAGCTGGGGCCGCCCCGTGGCGCTGCTGGTTATGCCCGATGGCGCGCTGCTCGTATCCGACGACCAGAACGACTGCGTGTACCGCATCAGCTACGTGGGCTAA
- a CDS encoding 2TM domain-containing protein yields MATPDRDPQIWRMAQARAKFKSHALTYLLVNALLWTVWAVTSRQTGDYGVPWPIWPTVFWGIGLGIQGLATYGRFGQESWSEREYERLLRERQAGRL; encoded by the coding sequence ATGGCTACCCCCGACCGCGACCCCCAAATCTGGCGTATGGCCCAGGCGCGTGCCAAGTTCAAATCGCACGCACTTACCTACCTACTCGTGAATGCCTTGCTCTGGACGGTTTGGGCCGTTACCAGCCGCCAAACCGGCGACTACGGCGTTCCGTGGCCCATCTGGCCCACCGTGTTCTGGGGTATTGGCCTCGGCATTCAGGGACTGGCTACTTACGGCCGCTTCGGGCAGGAGAGCTGGTCGGAGCGCGAGTACGAACGGCTGCTGCGCGAGCGGCAGGCGGGTCGCCTATAG
- a CDS encoding O-acetyl-ADP-ribose deacetylase, protein MSLPHSASREFGRILLAHGDITKLDTDAIVNAANSSLLGGGGVDGAIHRAGGAQILDECRSIRARSGNLATGKAVITSGGKLHARHVIHTVGPVWQGGGQEEPQLLANCYNSSLQLAAEHRLRSIAFPGISTGIYGYPKAEAARIAVQTVRDYLLHHELPEIVVFVLFDEENLHLYERELTALSEV, encoded by the coding sequence ATGTCTCTCCCCCACTCTGCTTCCCGCGAATTCGGCCGCATCCTGCTCGCGCACGGCGACATTACCAAGCTCGACACCGATGCCATCGTCAACGCCGCCAACTCCTCGCTCCTGGGGGGCGGCGGAGTCGATGGGGCCATCCACCGGGCCGGCGGCGCCCAAATCCTCGACGAGTGCCGCTCCATCCGGGCGCGCAGCGGCAACCTGGCCACCGGCAAAGCCGTGATTACCAGCGGCGGCAAGCTGCACGCGCGCCACGTTATTCATACGGTGGGCCCGGTGTGGCAGGGCGGCGGGCAAGAGGAGCCCCAGCTGCTGGCCAACTGCTACAACAGCTCGTTGCAGCTGGCCGCCGAGCACCGGCTGCGCAGCATCGCGTTTCCGGGCATCAGCACGGGCATCTACGGCTACCCCAAAGCCGAGGCCGCGCGCATAGCCGTGCAAACCGTGCGCGACTACCTGCTGCACCACGAGCTACCCGAAATAGTGGTGTTCGTGCTGTTCGATGAAGAAAACCTGCACCTCTACGAACGCGAGCTGACGGCCTTATCGGAAGTCTAG
- a CDS encoding alpha/beta fold hydrolase translates to MFVESGQTKLHYQVYGRGPLAVLAFHGYGQNESHWRSVAALLGERVTIYSFDLFYHGRSRLAKADSPIRKQRLAELLGQFLQEQGIEQFGLLAFSMGAKFALTMVEHFADRVAHLWLIAPDGIKTQFWYSLATYPPWMRGVLGRAVLRPQRLLNLIETLGQRRIVDNGLVRFAQWQLDSREKRLRVYRSWTGFRHLVFDTPRLAQVLNRRPTPVTFFLGRYDRVIPHAGLREFISSLRNAHTVILETGHAGLIYDVAAYLRRHPEELRWT, encoded by the coding sequence ATGTTCGTCGAATCGGGCCAAACCAAGCTGCATTACCAGGTATATGGCCGCGGGCCGTTGGCGGTGCTGGCTTTTCATGGGTACGGGCAAAACGAAAGCCACTGGCGCAGCGTGGCCGCGCTGCTGGGCGAGCGGGTTACCATCTACTCCTTCGACTTGTTTTACCACGGCCGCAGCCGCCTGGCCAAGGCCGATTCGCCTATCCGGAAGCAGCGCCTGGCCGAGCTCCTAGGTCAGTTTTTGCAGGAGCAAGGCATAGAGCAGTTTGGGCTGCTGGCCTTTAGCATGGGGGCCAAGTTTGCCCTGACGATGGTAGAGCACTTTGCCGACCGCGTAGCGCACCTGTGGCTGATTGCGCCCGACGGCATTAAAACGCAGTTCTGGTACTCGCTGGCCACGTACCCGCCCTGGATGCGCGGCGTGCTGGGCCGGGCCGTGCTGCGCCCGCAACGCCTGCTCAACCTGATTGAAACCCTAGGTCAGCGGCGCATCGTGGACAACGGGCTCGTGCGCTTTGCCCAGTGGCAGCTCGACAGCCGCGAAAAGCGCCTGCGCGTGTACCGCAGCTGGACGGGTTTCCGGCACCTGGTGTTCGATACGCCGCGGCTGGCGCAGGTGCTCAACCGCCGGCCCACGCCGGTTACGTTTTTCCTGGGCCGCTACGACCGCGTGATACCCCACGCCGGGCTGCGCGAGTTTATCAGCTCGCTCCGCAACGCCCATACCGTGATACTGGAAACCGGCCACGCCGGCCTCATCTACGACGTGGCCGCTTACCTGCGCCGCCACCCCGAGGAGCTGCGCTGGACCTAG
- a CDS encoding DUF502 domain-containing protein, with translation MKKIIGYFLRGLLILAPVTLTVYILLAFLQWLNNLFTIEGYPPGLGLLLIAVLLTLVGYVGTQVRPFIVLGERILNRLPVINILYSSIKDVFDALLGEEQKFSQPVLVKVFAGTECFKLGFVTQESMVAIHREDLIAVYFPDSYNFSGELLLVPRENVVHLDLPSAQVMKFVVSGGVAKL, from the coding sequence ATGAAAAAAATCATAGGCTACTTTTTGCGCGGGCTGCTCATTCTGGCGCCCGTTACCCTCACGGTTTACATCCTGCTGGCCTTTTTGCAGTGGCTGAACAACCTGTTCACCATCGAGGGGTACCCGCCGGGCCTGGGCCTGCTGCTGATTGCCGTGCTGCTGACGCTGGTGGGCTACGTGGGCACGCAGGTGCGGCCGTTTATCGTGCTGGGCGAGCGTATCCTGAACCGGCTCCCTGTTATCAACATTCTGTATTCCAGCATCAAGGATGTGTTTGATGCCTTGCTGGGCGAGGAGCAGAAGTTCAGCCAGCCGGTGCTGGTAAAGGTGTTTGCCGGCACCGAGTGCTTTAAGCTGGGCTTCGTTACGCAGGAGTCGATGGTGGCCATTCACCGCGAAGACCTGATAGCTGTGTACTTCCCCGACTCCTATAATTTTTCGGGCGAGTTGCTGCTGGTGCCCCGCGAAAACGTGGTGCACCTCGATTTGCCCAGCGCCCAGGTAATGAAGTTCGTGGTATCGGGCGGCGTGGCGAAGCTGTAA